A genomic segment from Agelaius phoeniceus isolate bAgePho1 chromosome 2, bAgePho1.hap1, whole genome shotgun sequence encodes:
- the IFFO1 gene encoding non-homologous end joining factor IFFO1 isoform X5 yields MNPLFGPNLFLLPQEQQGLAGPELPPPPPAAEPLGGEPPAGPFPAPPAAMALRNDLGSNISVLKTLNLRFRCFLAKVHELERRNRQLEKQLQQALEEGAGGRGRGPPRRDQAVQTGFVGPIRTLGLGLGPGLGLGSARALGSPGSRPGGPGQPSAYSAGSRFMPGTIWSFSQARRLGPGPETTLVQGPGVSWVHPDGVGVQIDTITPEIRALYNVLAKVKRERDEYKRRWEEEYTVRVQLQDRVTELQEEAQEAEACQEELAMKVEQLKAELVVFKGLMSNNITELDTKIQEKAMKVDMDICRRIDITAKLCDVAQQRNCEDMIKMFQVPASVGRKRERRQVSDEDTSLSESDASRKPDEEEEDETTAMSINEEMQRMLNQLREYDFEDDCDSLTWEETEETLLLWEDFSGYAIAAAEVQGEQDDSLEKVIKDTESLFKSREKEYQETIDQIELELATAKNDMNRHLHEYMEMCSMKRGLDVQMETCRRLITQSGDRKSPAFTPTSNSESAPNEESEESDRDPPSDASIR; encoded by the exons ATGAACCCGCTCTTCGGCCCCAACCTCTTCCTCCTGCcgcaggagcagcaggggctggcgGGCCCggagctgccgccgccgccgcccgccgccgagCCCCTGGGCGGGGAGCCGCCCGCCGGCCCCTTccccgcgccgcccgccgccatGGCCCTCCGCAACGACCTGGGCTCCAACATCAGCGTCCTCAAGACGCTAAACCTGCGGTTCCGCTGCTTCCTGGCCAAGGTCCATGAGCTGGAGCGGCGCAACcggcagctggaaaagcagctgcagcaggcgCTGGAGGAAGGGGcgggcggccgcggccgcggACCCCCGCGCCGGGACCAGGCGGTGCAGACCGGCTTCGTGGGTCCCATCCgcaccctggggctgggcctggggccggggctggggctgggctcggCCCGGGCGCTGGGGTcccccggctcccgccccgggggtcccggcCAGCCCTCCGCCTACTCCGCCGGCTCCCGCTTCATGCCCGGCACCATCTGGTCCTTCTCGCAAGCGCGGCGGCTCGGCCCGGGGCCCGAGACCACCCTGGTGCAGGGACCCGGCGTCTCCTGGGTCCACCCCGACGGCGTGGGTGTGCAGATCGACACCATCACCCCCGAGATCCGAGCCCTATACAACGTGCTGGCCAAGGTGAAGAGGGAGCGCGACGAGTACAAGCGCAG ATGGGAAGAGGAGTACACGGTGCGTGTCCAGCTTCAGGACCGGGTgactgagctgcaggag GAAGCCCAGGAGGCTGAAGCttgccaggaggagctggccaTGAAGGTGGagcagctcaaggcagagctTGTTGTCTTCAAGGGACTGATGAGCAAT AACATCACGGAGCTGGACACCAAGATCCAGGAGAAGGCCATGAAGGTGGACATGGACATCTGCCGTCGCATCGACATCACTGCCAAGCTGTGTGACGTGGCACAGCAGCGGAACTGCGAGGACATGATCAAGATGTTTCAG GTCCCAGCCTCGGTGGGGCGGAAGCGGGAGCGCAGGCAGGTCAGCGACGAGGACACCTCGCTGTCGGAGAGCGATGCCTCCCGGAAGCccgacgaggaggaggaggacgagaCCACGGCCATGAGTATCAATGAGGAAATGCAGAGGATGCTGAACCAGCT GAGGGAATATGACTTTGAGGACGACTGTGACAGCCTCACGTGGGAGGAGACAGAAGAAACGCTGCTCCTCTGGGAGGACTTCTCTGGATACGCCATTGCAGCCGCAGAGGTGCAGGGGGAG caggatgACAGCCTGGAGAAGGTGATCAAGGACACGGAGTCGCTGTTCAAGAGCCGTGAGAAGGAGTACCAGGAAACCATCGACCAAATAGAg CTGGAACTGGCCACAGCCAAAAATGACATGAACCGGCACCTCCACGAGTACATGGAGATGTGCAGCATGAAGCGAGGCTTGGATGTGCAGATGGAGACTTGCCGGCGGCTCATCACCCAGTCTGGGGACAG AAAGTCTCCTGCCTTCACCCCGACCTCCAACAGCGAGTCAGCCCCGAATGAGGAGAGCGAGGAATCCGACCGCGATCCCCCCAGCGATGCTTCCATCAGATAA
- the IFFO1 gene encoding non-homologous end joining factor IFFO1 isoform X1, whose protein sequence is MNPLFGPNLFLLPQEQQGLAGPELPPPPPAAEPLGGEPPAGPFPAPPAAMALRNDLGSNISVLKTLNLRFRCFLAKVHELERRNRQLEKQLQQALEEGAGGRGRGPPRRDQAVQTGFVGPIRTLGLGLGPGLGLGSARALGSPGSRPGGPGQPSAYSAGSRFMPGTIWSFSQARRLGPGPETTLVQGPGVSWVHPDGVGVQIDTITPEIRALYNVLAKVKRERDEYKRRWEEEYTVRVQLQDRVTELQEEAQEAEACQEELAMKVEQLKAELVVFKGLMSNNITELDTKIQEKAMKVDMDICRRIDITAKLCDVAQQRNCEDMIKMFQSLHLSPVKVPASVGRKRERRQVSDEDTSLSESDASRKPDEEEEDETTAMSINEEMQRMLNQLREYDFEDDCDSLTWEETEETLLLWEDFSGYAIAAAEVQGEQDDSLEKVIKDTESLFKSREKEYQETIDQIELELATAKNDMNRHLHEYMEMCSMKRGLDVQMETCRRLITQSGDRKSPAFTPTSNSESAPNEESEESDRDPPSDASIR, encoded by the exons ATGAACCCGCTCTTCGGCCCCAACCTCTTCCTCCTGCcgcaggagcagcaggggctggcgGGCCCggagctgccgccgccgccgcccgccgccgagCCCCTGGGCGGGGAGCCGCCCGCCGGCCCCTTccccgcgccgcccgccgccatGGCCCTCCGCAACGACCTGGGCTCCAACATCAGCGTCCTCAAGACGCTAAACCTGCGGTTCCGCTGCTTCCTGGCCAAGGTCCATGAGCTGGAGCGGCGCAACcggcagctggaaaagcagctgcagcaggcgCTGGAGGAAGGGGcgggcggccgcggccgcggACCCCCGCGCCGGGACCAGGCGGTGCAGACCGGCTTCGTGGGTCCCATCCgcaccctggggctgggcctggggccggggctggggctgggctcggCCCGGGCGCTGGGGTcccccggctcccgccccgggggtcccggcCAGCCCTCCGCCTACTCCGCCGGCTCCCGCTTCATGCCCGGCACCATCTGGTCCTTCTCGCAAGCGCGGCGGCTCGGCCCGGGGCCCGAGACCACCCTGGTGCAGGGACCCGGCGTCTCCTGGGTCCACCCCGACGGCGTGGGTGTGCAGATCGACACCATCACCCCCGAGATCCGAGCCCTATACAACGTGCTGGCCAAGGTGAAGAGGGAGCGCGACGAGTACAAGCGCAG ATGGGAAGAGGAGTACACGGTGCGTGTCCAGCTTCAGGACCGGGTgactgagctgcaggag GAAGCCCAGGAGGCTGAAGCttgccaggaggagctggccaTGAAGGTGGagcagctcaaggcagagctTGTTGTCTTCAAGGGACTGATGAGCAAT AACATCACGGAGCTGGACACCAAGATCCAGGAGAAGGCCATGAAGGTGGACATGGACATCTGCCGTCGCATCGACATCACTGCCAAGCTGTGTGACGTGGCACAGCAGCGGAACTGCGAGGACATGATCAAGATGTTTCAG TCTCTGCACTTGTCTCCCGTTAAGGTCCCAGCCTCGGTGGGGCGGAAGCGGGAGCGCAGGCAGGTCAGCGACGAGGACACCTCGCTGTCGGAGAGCGATGCCTCCCGGAAGCccgacgaggaggaggaggacgagaCCACGGCCATGAGTATCAATGAGGAAATGCAGAGGATGCTGAACCAGCT GAGGGAATATGACTTTGAGGACGACTGTGACAGCCTCACGTGGGAGGAGACAGAAGAAACGCTGCTCCTCTGGGAGGACTTCTCTGGATACGCCATTGCAGCCGCAGAGGTGCAGGGGGAG caggatgACAGCCTGGAGAAGGTGATCAAGGACACGGAGTCGCTGTTCAAGAGCCGTGAGAAGGAGTACCAGGAAACCATCGACCAAATAGAg CTGGAACTGGCCACAGCCAAAAATGACATGAACCGGCACCTCCACGAGTACATGGAGATGTGCAGCATGAAGCGAGGCTTGGATGTGCAGATGGAGACTTGCCGGCGGCTCATCACCCAGTCTGGGGACAG AAAGTCTCCTGCCTTCACCCCGACCTCCAACAGCGAGTCAGCCCCGAATGAGGAGAGCGAGGAATCCGACCGCGATCCCCCCAGCGATGCTTCCATCAGATAA
- the IFFO1 gene encoding non-homologous end joining factor IFFO1 isoform X4 — protein sequence MNPLFGPNLFLLPQEQQGLAGPELPPPPPAAEPLGGEPPAGPFPAPPAAMALRNDLGSNISVLKTLNLRFRCFLAKVHELERRNRQLEKQLQQALEEGAGGRGRGPPRRDQAVQTGFVGPIRTLGLGLGPGLGLGSARALGSPGSRPGGPGQPSAYSAGSRFMPGTIWSFSQARRLGPGPETTLVQGPGVSWVHPDGVGVQIDTITPEIRALYNVLAKVKRERDEYKRRWEEEYTVRVQLQDRVTELQEEAQEAEACQEELAMKVEQLKAELVVFKGLMSNNITELDTKIQEKAMKVDMDICRRIDITAKLCDVAQQRNCEDMIKMFQVPASVGRKRERRQVSDEDTSLSESDASRKPDEEEEDETTAMSINEEMQRMLNQLREYDFEDDCDSLTWEETEETLLLWEDFSGYAIAAAEVQGEQQDDSLEKVIKDTESLFKSREKEYQETIDQIELELATAKNDMNRHLHEYMEMCSMKRGLDVQMETCRRLITQSGDRKSPAFTPTSNSESAPNEESEESDRDPPSDASIR from the exons ATGAACCCGCTCTTCGGCCCCAACCTCTTCCTCCTGCcgcaggagcagcaggggctggcgGGCCCggagctgccgccgccgccgcccgccgccgagCCCCTGGGCGGGGAGCCGCCCGCCGGCCCCTTccccgcgccgcccgccgccatGGCCCTCCGCAACGACCTGGGCTCCAACATCAGCGTCCTCAAGACGCTAAACCTGCGGTTCCGCTGCTTCCTGGCCAAGGTCCATGAGCTGGAGCGGCGCAACcggcagctggaaaagcagctgcagcaggcgCTGGAGGAAGGGGcgggcggccgcggccgcggACCCCCGCGCCGGGACCAGGCGGTGCAGACCGGCTTCGTGGGTCCCATCCgcaccctggggctgggcctggggccggggctggggctgggctcggCCCGGGCGCTGGGGTcccccggctcccgccccgggggtcccggcCAGCCCTCCGCCTACTCCGCCGGCTCCCGCTTCATGCCCGGCACCATCTGGTCCTTCTCGCAAGCGCGGCGGCTCGGCCCGGGGCCCGAGACCACCCTGGTGCAGGGACCCGGCGTCTCCTGGGTCCACCCCGACGGCGTGGGTGTGCAGATCGACACCATCACCCCCGAGATCCGAGCCCTATACAACGTGCTGGCCAAGGTGAAGAGGGAGCGCGACGAGTACAAGCGCAG ATGGGAAGAGGAGTACACGGTGCGTGTCCAGCTTCAGGACCGGGTgactgagctgcaggag GAAGCCCAGGAGGCTGAAGCttgccaggaggagctggccaTGAAGGTGGagcagctcaaggcagagctTGTTGTCTTCAAGGGACTGATGAGCAAT AACATCACGGAGCTGGACACCAAGATCCAGGAGAAGGCCATGAAGGTGGACATGGACATCTGCCGTCGCATCGACATCACTGCCAAGCTGTGTGACGTGGCACAGCAGCGGAACTGCGAGGACATGATCAAGATGTTTCAG GTCCCAGCCTCGGTGGGGCGGAAGCGGGAGCGCAGGCAGGTCAGCGACGAGGACACCTCGCTGTCGGAGAGCGATGCCTCCCGGAAGCccgacgaggaggaggaggacgagaCCACGGCCATGAGTATCAATGAGGAAATGCAGAGGATGCTGAACCAGCT GAGGGAATATGACTTTGAGGACGACTGTGACAGCCTCACGTGGGAGGAGACAGAAGAAACGCTGCTCCTCTGGGAGGACTTCTCTGGATACGCCATTGCAGCCGCAGAGGTGCAGGGGGAG cagcaggatgACAGCCTGGAGAAGGTGATCAAGGACACGGAGTCGCTGTTCAAGAGCCGTGAGAAGGAGTACCAGGAAACCATCGACCAAATAGAg CTGGAACTGGCCACAGCCAAAAATGACATGAACCGGCACCTCCACGAGTACATGGAGATGTGCAGCATGAAGCGAGGCTTGGATGTGCAGATGGAGACTTGCCGGCGGCTCATCACCCAGTCTGGGGACAG AAAGTCTCCTGCCTTCACCCCGACCTCCAACAGCGAGTCAGCCCCGAATGAGGAGAGCGAGGAATCCGACCGCGATCCCCCCAGCGATGCTTCCATCAGATAA
- the IFFO1 gene encoding non-homologous end joining factor IFFO1 isoform X3 — MNPLFGPNLFLLPQEQQGLAGPELPPPPPAAEPLGGEPPAGPFPAPPAAMALRNDLGSNISVLKTLNLRFRCFLAKVHELERRNRQLEKQLQQALEEGAGGRGRGPPRRDQAVQTGFVGPIRTLGLGLGPGLGLGSARALGSPGSRPGGPGQPSAYSAGSRFMPGTIWSFSQARRLGPGPETTLVQGPGVSWVHPDGVGVQIDTITPEIRALYNVLAKVKRERDEYKRRWEEEYTVRVQLQDRVTELQEEAQEAEACQEELAMKVEQLKAELVVFKGLMSNNITELDTKIQEKAMKVDMDICRRIDITAKLCDVAQQRNCEDMIKMFQSLHLSPVKVPASVGRKRERRQVSDEDTSLSESDASRKPDEEEEDETTAMSINEEMQRMLNQLREYDFEDDCDSLTWEETEETLLLWEDFSGYAIAAAEQDDSLEKVIKDTESLFKSREKEYQETIDQIELELATAKNDMNRHLHEYMEMCSMKRGLDVQMETCRRLITQSGDRKSPAFTPTSNSESAPNEESEESDRDPPSDASIR; from the exons ATGAACCCGCTCTTCGGCCCCAACCTCTTCCTCCTGCcgcaggagcagcaggggctggcgGGCCCggagctgccgccgccgccgcccgccgccgagCCCCTGGGCGGGGAGCCGCCCGCCGGCCCCTTccccgcgccgcccgccgccatGGCCCTCCGCAACGACCTGGGCTCCAACATCAGCGTCCTCAAGACGCTAAACCTGCGGTTCCGCTGCTTCCTGGCCAAGGTCCATGAGCTGGAGCGGCGCAACcggcagctggaaaagcagctgcagcaggcgCTGGAGGAAGGGGcgggcggccgcggccgcggACCCCCGCGCCGGGACCAGGCGGTGCAGACCGGCTTCGTGGGTCCCATCCgcaccctggggctgggcctggggccggggctggggctgggctcggCCCGGGCGCTGGGGTcccccggctcccgccccgggggtcccggcCAGCCCTCCGCCTACTCCGCCGGCTCCCGCTTCATGCCCGGCACCATCTGGTCCTTCTCGCAAGCGCGGCGGCTCGGCCCGGGGCCCGAGACCACCCTGGTGCAGGGACCCGGCGTCTCCTGGGTCCACCCCGACGGCGTGGGTGTGCAGATCGACACCATCACCCCCGAGATCCGAGCCCTATACAACGTGCTGGCCAAGGTGAAGAGGGAGCGCGACGAGTACAAGCGCAG ATGGGAAGAGGAGTACACGGTGCGTGTCCAGCTTCAGGACCGGGTgactgagctgcaggag GAAGCCCAGGAGGCTGAAGCttgccaggaggagctggccaTGAAGGTGGagcagctcaaggcagagctTGTTGTCTTCAAGGGACTGATGAGCAAT AACATCACGGAGCTGGACACCAAGATCCAGGAGAAGGCCATGAAGGTGGACATGGACATCTGCCGTCGCATCGACATCACTGCCAAGCTGTGTGACGTGGCACAGCAGCGGAACTGCGAGGACATGATCAAGATGTTTCAG TCTCTGCACTTGTCTCCCGTTAAGGTCCCAGCCTCGGTGGGGCGGAAGCGGGAGCGCAGGCAGGTCAGCGACGAGGACACCTCGCTGTCGGAGAGCGATGCCTCCCGGAAGCccgacgaggaggaggaggacgagaCCACGGCCATGAGTATCAATGAGGAAATGCAGAGGATGCTGAACCAGCT GAGGGAATATGACTTTGAGGACGACTGTGACAGCCTCACGTGGGAGGAGACAGAAGAAACGCTGCTCCTCTGGGAGGACTTCTCTGGATACGCCATTGCAGCCGCAGAG caggatgACAGCCTGGAGAAGGTGATCAAGGACACGGAGTCGCTGTTCAAGAGCCGTGAGAAGGAGTACCAGGAAACCATCGACCAAATAGAg CTGGAACTGGCCACAGCCAAAAATGACATGAACCGGCACCTCCACGAGTACATGGAGATGTGCAGCATGAAGCGAGGCTTGGATGTGCAGATGGAGACTTGCCGGCGGCTCATCACCCAGTCTGGGGACAG AAAGTCTCCTGCCTTCACCCCGACCTCCAACAGCGAGTCAGCCCCGAATGAGGAGAGCGAGGAATCCGACCGCGATCCCCCCAGCGATGCTTCCATCAGATAA
- the IFFO1 gene encoding non-homologous end joining factor IFFO1 isoform X7 — translation MNPLFGPNLFLLPQEQQGLAGPELPPPPPAAEPLGGEPPAGPFPAPPAAMALRNDLGSNISVLKTLNLRFRCFLAKVHELERRNRQLEKQLQQALEEGAGGRGRGPPRRDQAVQTGFVGPIRTLGLGLGPGLGLGSARALGSPGSRPGGPGQPSAYSAGSRFMPGTIWSFSQARRLGPGPETTLVQGPGVSWVHPDGVGVQIDTITPEIRALYNVLAKVKRERDEYKRRWEEEYTVRVQLQDRVTELQEEAQEAEACQEELAMKVEQLKAELVVFKGLMSNNITELDTKIQEKAMKVDMDICRRIDITAKLCDVAQQRNCEDMIKMFQKQLVSSIQLRNFKNFKLSLKKSLHLSPVKVPASVGRKRERRQVSDEDTSLSESDASRKPDEEEEDETTAMSINEEMQRMLNQLREYDFEDDCDSLTWEETEETLLLWEDFSGYAIAAAEVQGEQQDDSLEKVIKDTESLFKSREKEYQETIDQIELELATAKNDMNRHLHEYMEMCSMKRGLDVQMETCRRLITQSGDRKSPAFTPTSNSESAPNEESEESDRDPPSDASIR, via the exons ATGAACCCGCTCTTCGGCCCCAACCTCTTCCTCCTGCcgcaggagcagcaggggctggcgGGCCCggagctgccgccgccgccgcccgccgccgagCCCCTGGGCGGGGAGCCGCCCGCCGGCCCCTTccccgcgccgcccgccgccatGGCCCTCCGCAACGACCTGGGCTCCAACATCAGCGTCCTCAAGACGCTAAACCTGCGGTTCCGCTGCTTCCTGGCCAAGGTCCATGAGCTGGAGCGGCGCAACcggcagctggaaaagcagctgcagcaggcgCTGGAGGAAGGGGcgggcggccgcggccgcggACCCCCGCGCCGGGACCAGGCGGTGCAGACCGGCTTCGTGGGTCCCATCCgcaccctggggctgggcctggggccggggctggggctgggctcggCCCGGGCGCTGGGGTcccccggctcccgccccgggggtcccggcCAGCCCTCCGCCTACTCCGCCGGCTCCCGCTTCATGCCCGGCACCATCTGGTCCTTCTCGCAAGCGCGGCGGCTCGGCCCGGGGCCCGAGACCACCCTGGTGCAGGGACCCGGCGTCTCCTGGGTCCACCCCGACGGCGTGGGTGTGCAGATCGACACCATCACCCCCGAGATCCGAGCCCTATACAACGTGCTGGCCAAGGTGAAGAGGGAGCGCGACGAGTACAAGCGCAG ATGGGAAGAGGAGTACACGGTGCGTGTCCAGCTTCAGGACCGGGTgactgagctgcaggag GAAGCCCAGGAGGCTGAAGCttgccaggaggagctggccaTGAAGGTGGagcagctcaaggcagagctTGTTGTCTTCAAGGGACTGATGAGCAAT AACATCACGGAGCTGGACACCAAGATCCAGGAGAAGGCCATGAAGGTGGACATGGACATCTGCCGTCGCATCGACATCACTGCCAAGCTGTGTGACGTGGCACAGCAGCGGAACTGCGAGGACATGATCAAGATGTTTCAG AAGCAACTGGTTAGTTCCATTCAgttgagaaattttaaaaattttaaactttctttaaaaaag TCTCTGCACTTGTCTCCCGTTAAGGTCCCAGCCTCGGTGGGGCGGAAGCGGGAGCGCAGGCAGGTCAGCGACGAGGACACCTCGCTGTCGGAGAGCGATGCCTCCCGGAAGCccgacgaggaggaggaggacgagaCCACGGCCATGAGTATCAATGAGGAAATGCAGAGGATGCTGAACCAGCT GAGGGAATATGACTTTGAGGACGACTGTGACAGCCTCACGTGGGAGGAGACAGAAGAAACGCTGCTCCTCTGGGAGGACTTCTCTGGATACGCCATTGCAGCCGCAGAGGTGCAGGGGGAG cagcaggatgACAGCCTGGAGAAGGTGATCAAGGACACGGAGTCGCTGTTCAAGAGCCGTGAGAAGGAGTACCAGGAAACCATCGACCAAATAGAg CTGGAACTGGCCACAGCCAAAAATGACATGAACCGGCACCTCCACGAGTACATGGAGATGTGCAGCATGAAGCGAGGCTTGGATGTGCAGATGGAGACTTGCCGGCGGCTCATCACCCAGTCTGGGGACAG AAAGTCTCCTGCCTTCACCCCGACCTCCAACAGCGAGTCAGCCCCGAATGAGGAGAGCGAGGAATCCGACCGCGATCCCCCCAGCGATGCTTCCATCAGATAA
- the IFFO1 gene encoding non-homologous end joining factor IFFO1 isoform X2, giving the protein MNPLFGPNLFLLPQEQQGLAGPELPPPPPAAEPLGGEPPAGPFPAPPAAMALRNDLGSNISVLKTLNLRFRCFLAKVHELERRNRQLEKQLQQALEEGAGGRGRGPPRRDQAVQTGFVGPIRTLGLGLGPGLGLGSARALGSPGSRPGGPGQPSAYSAGSRFMPGTIWSFSQARRLGPGPETTLVQGPGVSWVHPDGVGVQIDTITPEIRALYNVLAKVKRERDEYKRRWEEEYTVRVQLQDRVTELQEEAQEAEACQEELAMKVEQLKAELVVFKGLMSNNITELDTKIQEKAMKVDMDICRRIDITAKLCDVAQQRNCEDMIKMFQSLHLSPVKVPASVGRKRERRQVSDEDTSLSESDASRKPDEEEEDETTAMSINEEMQRMLNQLREYDFEDDCDSLTWEETEETLLLWEDFSGYAIAAAEQQDDSLEKVIKDTESLFKSREKEYQETIDQIELELATAKNDMNRHLHEYMEMCSMKRGLDVQMETCRRLITQSGDRKSPAFTPTSNSESAPNEESEESDRDPPSDASIR; this is encoded by the exons ATGAACCCGCTCTTCGGCCCCAACCTCTTCCTCCTGCcgcaggagcagcaggggctggcgGGCCCggagctgccgccgccgccgcccgccgccgagCCCCTGGGCGGGGAGCCGCCCGCCGGCCCCTTccccgcgccgcccgccgccatGGCCCTCCGCAACGACCTGGGCTCCAACATCAGCGTCCTCAAGACGCTAAACCTGCGGTTCCGCTGCTTCCTGGCCAAGGTCCATGAGCTGGAGCGGCGCAACcggcagctggaaaagcagctgcagcaggcgCTGGAGGAAGGGGcgggcggccgcggccgcggACCCCCGCGCCGGGACCAGGCGGTGCAGACCGGCTTCGTGGGTCCCATCCgcaccctggggctgggcctggggccggggctggggctgggctcggCCCGGGCGCTGGGGTcccccggctcccgccccgggggtcccggcCAGCCCTCCGCCTACTCCGCCGGCTCCCGCTTCATGCCCGGCACCATCTGGTCCTTCTCGCAAGCGCGGCGGCTCGGCCCGGGGCCCGAGACCACCCTGGTGCAGGGACCCGGCGTCTCCTGGGTCCACCCCGACGGCGTGGGTGTGCAGATCGACACCATCACCCCCGAGATCCGAGCCCTATACAACGTGCTGGCCAAGGTGAAGAGGGAGCGCGACGAGTACAAGCGCAG ATGGGAAGAGGAGTACACGGTGCGTGTCCAGCTTCAGGACCGGGTgactgagctgcaggag GAAGCCCAGGAGGCTGAAGCttgccaggaggagctggccaTGAAGGTGGagcagctcaaggcagagctTGTTGTCTTCAAGGGACTGATGAGCAAT AACATCACGGAGCTGGACACCAAGATCCAGGAGAAGGCCATGAAGGTGGACATGGACATCTGCCGTCGCATCGACATCACTGCCAAGCTGTGTGACGTGGCACAGCAGCGGAACTGCGAGGACATGATCAAGATGTTTCAG TCTCTGCACTTGTCTCCCGTTAAGGTCCCAGCCTCGGTGGGGCGGAAGCGGGAGCGCAGGCAGGTCAGCGACGAGGACACCTCGCTGTCGGAGAGCGATGCCTCCCGGAAGCccgacgaggaggaggaggacgagaCCACGGCCATGAGTATCAATGAGGAAATGCAGAGGATGCTGAACCAGCT GAGGGAATATGACTTTGAGGACGACTGTGACAGCCTCACGTGGGAGGAGACAGAAGAAACGCTGCTCCTCTGGGAGGACTTCTCTGGATACGCCATTGCAGCCGCAGAG cagcaggatgACAGCCTGGAGAAGGTGATCAAGGACACGGAGTCGCTGTTCAAGAGCCGTGAGAAGGAGTACCAGGAAACCATCGACCAAATAGAg CTGGAACTGGCCACAGCCAAAAATGACATGAACCGGCACCTCCACGAGTACATGGAGATGTGCAGCATGAAGCGAGGCTTGGATGTGCAGATGGAGACTTGCCGGCGGCTCATCACCCAGTCTGGGGACAG AAAGTCTCCTGCCTTCACCCCGACCTCCAACAGCGAGTCAGCCCCGAATGAGGAGAGCGAGGAATCCGACCGCGATCCCCCCAGCGATGCTTCCATCAGATAA